The Peromyscus eremicus chromosome 8b, PerEre_H2_v1, whole genome shotgun sequence genome contains a region encoding:
- the Tmem200a gene encoding transmembrane protein 200A: protein MIATGGVITGLAALKRQDSARSQQHVSLSPAPAAQDQKPVRRRPRADVVVVRGKIRLYSPSGFFLILGVLVSIIGIAMAVLGYWPQKEHFIDAETTLSTNETQVVRNQGGVVVRFFEQHLHSDKMKMLGPFTMGIGIFIFICANAILHENRDKETKIIHMRDIYSTVIDIHTLRLKEQKQANGLYAGLLGEAEVKQNGSPCASRLAATTLASFSGMRNSFRVDSSVEEDELMPSESKSLGHLKPPLLADSAVSVFGLYPPPSKAADDKTSSSKKCDTKSIVSSSISAFTLPVIKLNNCVIDEPSIDSITEVADNLKSRCRNLSMDSLMVPLPSSGESFQPSSTLLPRNNSVGESLSSQYKSSVALGPGTGQLLSPGAARRQFGSNTSLHFLSSHSKSLDLDRGPSTLTVQAEQRKHPSWPRLDRSNSKGYMKLENKEDPMDRLLVPQTAIKKDFTNKEKLLMISRSHNNLSFEHDEFLSNNLKRGTSETRF, encoded by the coding sequence ATGATAGCCACTGGTGGAGTCATCACCGGCCTGGCGGCCCTGAAGAGGCAGGACTCCGCCAGGTCCCAGCAACATGTCAGCCTCAGCCCAGCGCCTGCTGCTCAGGACCAGAAACCAGTCCGAAGGCGCCCGCGAGCTGACGTCGTGGTGGTTCGTGGGAAAATCCGGCTTTATTCTCCATCCGGCTTTTTCCTCATTCTGGGAGTGCTGGTATCCATCATAGGGATCGCCATGGCAGTCCTTGGATATTGGCCCCAGAAGGAGCATTTCATCGACGCAGAAACCACCCTGTCCACCAACGAGACGCAGGTGGTTCGGAACCAGGGCGGCGTGGTGGTACGCTTCTTTGAGCAGCATCTACATTCGGACAAGATGAAGATGCTTGGCCCGTTCACCATGGGCATCGGCATCTTCATTTTTATCTGTGCCAACGCCATCCTTCACGAGAACCgcgacaaagaaaccaaaatcatCCACATGCGGGATATCTACTCCACGGTCATCGACATCCACACGCTGAGACTCAAGGAGCAGAAGCAGGCCAACGGCCTGTATGCGGGCTTGCTGGGAGAGGCGGAGGTGAAGCAGAATGGTAGTCCCTGTGCATCCAGGCTGGCCGCCACCACCTTGGCCTCCTTCTCAGGGATGCGGAACAGCTTTCGCGTGGACAGCTCGGTGGAGGAGGATGAGCTCATGCCGAGTGAAAGTAAGAGCCTGGGGCACCTCAAGCCCCCTCTGCTAGCTGACAGCGCAGTCTCTGTCTTTGGCCTTTATCCGCCTCCATCCAAGGCCGCGGACGACAAGACCAGCAGCTCCAAGAAGTGTGACACCAAATCGATCGTGTCATCATCCATCAGCGCTTTCACGCTGCCTGTGATCAAACTTAATAACTGTGTCATTGATGAGCCCAGTATAGACAGCATCACTGAGGTGGCGGACAACCTCAAGAGCAGGTGCAGGAATCTTTCCATGGATTCCCTTATGgtcccactgcccagctctggtgAGTCCTTCCAGCCTTCCAGTACATTACTCCCGAGGAACAATTCCGTTGGGGAGTCCCTATCCAGTCAATACAAGTCCTCTGTGGCCCTGGGACCCGGGACTGGACAGCTCTTGTCTCCTGGAGCTGCTAGAAGACAGTTTGGATCCAATACATCCTTACatttcctctcctctcactcCAAATCCCTGGACTTAGACCGGGGTCCCTCCACGCTCACAGTGCAGGCAGAACAAAGGAAACACCCCAGTTGGCCTCGGTTGGATCGAAGTAACAGCAAAGGGTATATGAAACTGGAGAACAAAGAGGACCCAATGGATCGGTTGCTGGTTCCCCAAACAGCAATCAAAAAAGACTTTACCAATAAAGAGAAACTTCTTATGATATCAAGATCCCATAACAACTTGAGCTTTGAACATGATGAGTTTTTGAGTAACAACTTAAAGCGAGGAACTTCTGAAACAAGGTTTTAG